The Sporosarcina sp. 6E9 genome segment TCTTAAATCCCTCACTATTTTCAAGGGATGAGGTGAAGTTTACGAGTTGATTTAATCCTTCCGTATGTGAATCAGGTACAAAGTACACGCCGCCGTTTGGTCGCACCGGTGTGGGTGCAAGCGATTGAAGTATTTTACTTACCATTACCCTTACTTGCTGGGCTGAATAATGGTCTTTATAAATATTGAAATTACGCTCTGCTTCAAAGCACAGCTCTTTTGCAATTTTGTTCTCCGTTATAAAAATCAGAGAACTATTATGCTTATCAAGCGTGATTACTCCAGCTTTACTGTTGTAGTCAAGACGTTTACCAGCCTGATCTACAGTCTCCACTACAATGTTTCTTTGCACGTGGCTCTTATCCGAGAATACTTCCCGAATAAGAAAGTTCTCGAATACGCCAGCGTGTCCAGTAGATTTTCTCGTTTCTATCTCCTTGGTACTTCTGCGGAAAGCATCAGCTGGACGAATTGCATTCGGCATCCATTCAACGGGTAATCCTGATTGAACGAGACTTTTCTCCAAATCATCCATTTTAACTAATTGCTTACCGACCGAAAACCACATAAGGTGTCCGAGAATACCGTCTTGCTGTTTGTTTTGAACAGCCGTCATATTATCAAGATTAATTGACATACCTAACAACCCTTTCTGCTTTTGTATTTAAAGTAAATAAAAAAAACGCACTTAAC includes the following:
- a CDS encoding DUF6744 family protein is translated as MSINLDNMTAVQNKQQDGILGHLMWFSVGKQLVKMDDLEKSLVQSGLPVEWMPNAIRPADAFRRSTKEIETRKSTGHAGVFENFLIREVFSDKSHVQRNIVVETVDQAGKRLDYNSKAGVITLDKHNSSLIFITENKIAKELCFEAERNFNIYKDHYSAQQVRVMVSKILQSLAPTPVRPNGGVYFVPDSHTEGLNQLVNFTSSLENSEGFKIPVVNTFDNRQMVNTKLNDHLESILNDCKSSSGLKKGQVKEIIENAKSVIANYRNYKGIVASEADTLENKIMTIRAAVTKMVAEL